A genomic window from Silene latifolia isolate original U9 population chromosome Y, ASM4854445v1, whole genome shotgun sequence includes:
- the LOC141628581 gene encoding uncharacterized protein LOC141628581: MLLCTISDFPAYGNLCGHTVHGKEACPLCGEDVDSSYLRFSRKQAFLGYRRFLEEDHSYRKLQKAFNGKPDNRPCPKLLTGHDVYQRVKDIKITYGKKGSKLASRGYKKMSPLFERLPYWRELSIRHCLDVMHIEKNVCDNIINTLLNVPNKSKDNTTARKDMMDMKIRPELAPQEKGLRTYLPPAAHTLSRKEKIEFCECLHGVKVPEGYSSNISSLVSMRDLKLSGLKSHDCHTLMQRLLAVAIRSILPKKVRYAITRFCFFFNAICNKVIDPGELEALQNLIVTTLCQFEMYFPPSFFTIMVHLTVHLVREIKYLGPVYLRYQYPFERLMKVYKDYTSNRYRPEGCIAERAIIDEALSYCYTHLANSELLGIPKNRHSSWMMGKGLRGHVRQDMAFDKWHTTHTYVLHNEDEVQPYIEEHMVFLRDIYRNKTEMWIASEHNKMFRAWFKGRVIENLQKYPDYISSRLRRLCFGPNTYASSYSGYAINGCTFYTREQDEKSTMQNSGVCVEAEAMHFSSSKDKNPVLGKMHYYGVIEEIWELDYTDFEIPIFGCKWCQSNSGVRKDELGFTLVNLDKIGHKEDPFILATQAKQVFYVTDPLDKKWPVVLSIRSRWDVDSFDEDVIFEGFDRNVSSLDDTDSVNTSSLYTRDDHNEGIWINTDTPSRKRPRGEDT; this comes from the coding sequence ATGTTATTATGCACTATATCTGATTTCCCTGCATATGGTAATCTTTGTGGACACACTGTGCATGGGAAAGAGGCGTGCCCCTTGTGTGGAGAAGATGTTGATTCTTCTTATTTGAGGTTTTCTCGAAAGCAAGCTTTCTTAGGATACCGTCGATTTTTAGAAGAAGATCATTCATATCGCAAGCTACAAAAAGCTTTCAATGGAAAACCTGATAATCGTCCATGTCCTAAGCTATTAACCGGTCATGATGTATATCAAAGGGTGAAAGATATTAAAATTACATATGGGAAGAAGGGTTCTAAATTAGCATCTCGTGGATACAAGAAGATGTCGCCTCTTTTTGAGCGACTCCCATATTGGCGGGAACTCTCCATAAGACATTGTTTGGATGTTATGCATATTGAAAAGAATGTTTGTGACAATATTATCAACACTCTTTTGAATGTCCCAAATAAGTCAAAAGACAACACGACAGCTAGGAAGGATATGATGGATATGAAAATTCGACCCGAGTTGGCTCCGCAAGAGAAGGGACTACGGACATATTTGCCTCCTGCTGCCCATACACTCTCAAGAAAGGAGAAAATAGAGTTTTGTGAGTGTTTACATGGTGTTAAAGTGCCTGAGGGATATTCTTCCAATATTAGTAGTCTGGTATCAATGCGGGATCTCAAGCTTAGTGGTCTAAAGTCTCACGACTGTCATACTTTGATGCAACGATTACTAGCCGTAGCCATACGTTCCATTTTACCTAAAAAGGTTCGATATGCCATAACCAGGTTCTGTTTTTTCTTTAATGCCATATGTAACAAAGTTATTGATCCTGGAGAGTTAGAGGCTTTGCAAAATCTAATTGTCACTACTCTTTGTCAATTCGAAATGTAttttcctccttcatttttcacaatcatggttcatttgactgtaCACTTGGTTAGAGAGATCAAGTATCTAGGACCTGTTTATTTAAGGTATCAATATCCTtttgaaagattgatgaaagtataTAAGGATTATACGTCTAATAGATATCGTCCTGAAGGGTGCATTGCTGAGCGTGCCATCATCGATGAAGCGCTTTCTTATTGTTATACACACTTAGCGAATTCTGAGTTACTTGGGATTCCTAAGAATCGGCATAGTTCGTGGATGATGGGCAAAGGTCTGAGAGGTCATGTTCGTCAAGATATGGCATTTGATAAGTGGCATACAACACACACATATGTTCTTCATAACGAGGATGAGGTACAACCTTATATTGAAGAACACATGGTTTTCTTGAGAGATATTTATCGAAATAAAACCGAGATGTGGATCGCAAGTGAGCACAACAAGATGTTTAGAGCTTGGTTCAAGGGTCGAGTGATAGAAAATTTGCAAAAATATCCTGATTATATATCTTCCAGATTAAGAAGACTTTGTTTCGGCCCAAATACGTATGCATCTTCTTATAGTGGTTATGCCATTAATGGGTGCACCTTTTACACTCGTGAGCAAGATGAAAAGagtacaatgcaaaatagtggggtTTGTGTAGAAGCTGAAGCAATGCACTTTTCTAGTTCAAAAGATAAGAATCCAGTTTTAGGTAAGATGCATTATTACGGAGTTATTGAAGAGATTTGGGAATTAGATTACACAGATTTTGAAATCCCTATATTTGGGTGCAAATGGTGTCAAAGTAATTCTGGTGTCCGTAAGGATGAATTAGGATTCACTTTGGTGAATCTTGATAAAATTGGACATAAGGAAGATCCTTTCATTTTAGCCAcacaagcaaaacaagtgttttatgtcACCGATCCATTGGATAAAAAGTGGCCAGTTGTTTTATCCATAAGGAGTAGGTGGGATGTGGATAGTTTTGATGAAGATGTTATATTTGAGGGTTTTGATCGCAATGTATCAAGTTTAGATGATACGGATAGTGTCAATACTTCGAGTTTATATACACGTGATGATCACAATGAAGGAATATGGATTAATACCGATACCCCTTCGAGAAAACGCCCTCGTGGTGAAGACACATGA